In Leptolyngbya sp. O-77, the genomic window ATCGCGCCCGTCAATCCGCACGGCTCCATCCGTCACGTCGTAAAACCGAGGAATCAGGTTGACCACCGTGCTTTTGCCCGATCCGGTCATGCCGAGGATGGCGATTAGCTCGTTGGGCCGGGTCTCGAAAGACACATGGCGGAGGGCGGGCGTGGTGGAGCCAGGATAACGAAAAGACACATTCTCAAACGTGATGCGGCCGCCACAGGTGAGAAATGGAACCGCTCTGGGGCGATCGCGAATCTCGACTTCCGCATCCACCACTTCGTAGACGCGCTCTGCCGAAGCCGCTGCCTGGGCGATCGCTGGGGCCGCAAAGCCAATCAGCAAAATCGGCTGCAAGATCAGCAGCAGGTACGAGTTAAACGCCACCAGTTCGCCTACCGAAAAGCGGCCGCCAATCACCGCCGCGCCGCCATAGCCAATCACCGCCACCGTTACCAGATTGCTCAGCAAAAAGATAAACGGAAATGTATTGCGAATCGAGCGCACCGTTTTCAGGTTCGCCGTCACCAAGTCTTGATTCAGGCTGGAATAACGCGCCGTTTCCACGTCCTCCCGCACAAACGCCTTGACCACGCGCACGCCGATCAGGTTCTCTTGCAGCACGGCGTTTAGATTGCTCAACTGTTCCTGCACTTGGCGAAATAGGCTGCTGTTTTGCCGCAAAAACCGCGCCATCAGCCAGCTACTTGCAGGCACGACCGTCAGCGTGATCAGCGCCAGTTCCCAGTTCATAACAAACAGGATGATGGCGATCGCCACCAGCGTCACCACGCCGCTGATCACCTGAATCAGGCTGGTGCTGAGAAACGTCCGCACCTGCTCGATGTCGCTGGTGACTCGCGTCAGCAGTTGCGAAGTCTGCGCCTGGTCATGATAGCTAAAGCTGAGATTCTGAATTTTCCGAAAAATGCGGTTCCGCAGGTCATAGGCTACGCCCTGCGACAGCGCCTCGGCACAAAAACTTTGCCCAAAGTTGAACACACCCCGGGCGATCGCCGCCGCCACCAGCCCGCCCGCTCCGTACAGCACTACGCGCAGATTTCGCTGCGCCACCCCTTGGTCAATCGCCCAGCGAAAGAGTTGTGGGGTCGCCGCGTAGGCTGCAATCAGCAACAGCGCACTCAGCAACCCGCCCAGCGTCAGCCAGGGATAGTGCTGCAAGCTACCCAAGACTCGCTGGAGCGGCAGCAGCGAAGACTTTTC contains:
- a CDS encoding ABC transporter ATP-binding protein codes for the protein MPSSNLNNLEEKSSLLPLQRVLGSLQHYPWLTLGGLLSALLLIAAYAATPQLFRWAIDQGVAQRNLRVVLYGAGGLVAAAIARGVFNFGQSFCAEALSQGVAYDLRNRIFRKIQNLSFSYHDQAQTSQLLTRVTSDIEQVRTFLSTSLIQVISGVVTLVAIAIILFVMNWELALITLTVVPASSWLMARFLRQNSSLFRQVQEQLSNLNAVLQENLIGVRVVKAFVREDVETARYSSLNQDLVTANLKTVRSIRNTFPFIFLLSNLVTVAVIGYGGAAVIGGRFSVGELVAFNSYLLLILQPILLIGFAAPAIAQAAASAERVYEVVDAEVEIRDRPRAVPFLTCGGRITFENVSFRYPGSTTPALRHVSFETRPNELIAILGMTGSGKSTVVNLIPRFYDVTDGAVRIDGRDVRDFTLQSLRSRIGIVFQETTLFSGTILSNITYAKPHATLEEAIAVAKTAQIHDFIASLPEGYHTLVGERGVGLSGGQKQRLAIARTLLTDYNILILDDSTSAVDAKTSAEIQAALDDLMRRRTCTSFVVAQRISTVRTADRILVMDKGRLVAQGTHEELLKTSPLYGVILESQMKKSVAASA